A window from Mangifera indica cultivar Alphonso chromosome 2, CATAS_Mindica_2.1, whole genome shotgun sequence encodes these proteins:
- the LOC123204468 gene encoding zinc finger protein ZAT11-like: MKRGIAEVEYEVGTMDMAKCLMLLSKVGEANSGNRVFTCKTCNREFSSFQALGGHRASHKKPKLMGGELFDNTQMPASPKKPKAHECSICGLAFPIGQALGGHMRRHRAALTGDALVTRPLLPVPVLKKSNSNKRVVCLDLNLTPFENDLKLWVA, encoded by the coding sequence ATGAAGAGAGGCATTGCAGAAGTTGAATACGAAGTTGGAACCATGGACATGGCCAAGTGTTTGATGCTGCTCTCTAAAGTTGGCGAAGCCAATTCAGGAAACCGTGTGTTTACATGCAAAACGTGCAACAGAGAATTCTCGTCGTTTCAGGCGTTGGGCGGGCACAGAGCCAGCCACAAGAAGCCGAAATTGATGGGAGGAGAGTTGTTTGATAACACGCAGATGCCTGCTTCTCCTAAGAAGCCTAAAGCACACGAGTGTTCTATCTGTGGGCTTGCGTTTCCTATTGGCCAAGCTCTCGGTGGTCACATGAGGAGACACAGGGCTGCTTTGACTGGTGATGCGTTGGTTACTCGGCCTCTTTTGCCGGTTCCAGTTCTGAAGAAATCGAATAGTAACAAGAGAGTTGTCTGCCTGGATTTGAACTTGACGCCGTTCGAGAATGATTTGAAGTTATGGGTGGCTTAA
- the LOC123201162 gene encoding uncharacterized protein LOC123201162, giving the protein MNKGLWLAKGPGHIAEGDAAFNNHSSIDSKRPHQWFVSTGDAELFPNKKQATQAPNNKSSAEISNANVSYWGNTSSFPSVPNQLVDRLFGSESSRSISFSERNLSPVGTDDMRRKVIEEHFGEDASAGLSMSHAMEDSETFSYGGYRKVKVNDVKDSNNGLHPPKEHSLDIDSNNDLSTAHTYNKDSQSSYMTMGQAYNKEDDNVTLMGHTYSRDDVHIRSTGPGYGKVDNGAISFSDTYRKEDANIISFVGFDDEHNIVPVGQPISGYGPLYSSVQTSEAVSGKQLNASNMNAAVAGVPQVAKSKPESVSKNKPELKCPRKEAPNSFPSNVRSLISTGMLDGVPVKYVSLSQEELCGIIKGSGYLCGCQSCNYSKVLNAYEFERHAGCKTKHPNNHIYFENGKTIYQIVQELRSTPESLLFDTIQTVFGAPINQKSFRIWKESFQAATRELQRIYGKEELNL; this is encoded by the exons ATG AACAAAGGACTTTGGTTGGCAAAGGGTCCTGGGCATATAGCTGAGGGAGATGCAGCGTTCAATAATCATTCCAGCATTGATTCAAAGAGGCCTCATCAATGGTTTGTCAGTACTGGTGATGCAGAGCTGTTTCCAAACAAGAAGCAAGCTACACAGGCTCCAAACAACAAATCAAGCGCTGAAATATCTAATGCAAATGTTTCTTACTGGGGAAACACTTCCAGTTTTCCGTCAGTTCCAAACCAACTTGTTGACCGGTTGTTTGGATCTGAATCTTCAAGGTCCATCAGTTTTAGTGAAAGGAACTTATCTCCGGTTGGAACTGATGACATGAGAAGAAAAGTTATCGAAGAACATTTTGGAGAAGATGCATCTGCTGGATTGTCAATGTCTCATGCTATGGAAGATTCTGAAACATTTAGCTATGGTGGATATAGAAAAGTCAAAGTTAATGATGTTAAGGACTCCAACAATGGTTTGCATCCTCCAAAGGAACATAGTCTTGATATAGATAGCAATAATGACTTATCTACAGCACATACCTATAACAAGGATAGCCAAAGTAGTTATATGACGATGGGGCAGGCTTACAACAAGGAGGATGACAATGTTACATTGATGGGTCATACCTATAGCAGGGACGATGTACATATAAGATCAACAGGTCCAGGTTATGGCAAGGTTGACAATGGTGCCATATCTTTTTCTGACACCTATCGAAAAGAGGATGCCAATATAATATCTTTTGTTGGATTTGATGATGAACATAATATCGTCCCTGTGGGGCAGCCCATTAGTGGCTATGGCCCACTATACTCTTCAGTTCAAACTTCTGAAGCAGTCTCTGGAAAGCAGTTGAATGCATCAAATATGAATGCAGCAGTTGCAGGCGTGCCTCAAGTTGCTAAATCAAAACCTGAATCTGTCTCCAAGAATAAACCAGAGTTGAAATGTCCCAGGAAAGAAGCTCCAAACAGCTTCCCTTCAAACGTTAGAAGCTTGATATCAACTGGTATGCTAGATGGGGTCCCTGTGAAGTATGTTTCTTTGTCGCAGGAG GAGCTTTGTGGAATTATAAAAGGCTCTGGTTATCTTTGTGGCTGTCAATCATGTAATTACTCCAAG GTGCTAAATGCTTATGAGTTTGAGCGCCATGCTGGTTGCAAAACAAAGCATCCGAACAATCACATATACTTTGAGAATGGAAAAACTATTTATCAAATAGTACAAGAATTAAGGAGCACTCCTGAGAGCTTGTTATTTGATACAATTCAAACTGTTTTTGGTGCACCTATTAATCAGAAATCTTTTCGCATTTGGAAAG AGTCATTTCAAGCAGCGACTCGGGAGCTTCAGCGAATTTATGGAAAGGAAGAACTAAACCTGTAG
- the LOC123201169 gene encoding ras-related protein RABE1c-like — MAAPPARARADYDYLIKLLLIGDSGVGKSCLLLRFSDGSFTTSFITTIGIDFKIRTIELDGKRIKLQIWDTAGQERFRTITTAYYRGAMGILLVYDVTDESSFNNIRNWIRNIEQHASDNVNKILVGNKADMDESKRAVPTSKGQALADEYGIKFFETSAKTNLNVEEVFFSIARDIKQRLANTDSKAEPATIKINQQVAAGAGEAPQKSACCGS; from the exons ATGGCTGCTCCACCTGCGAGGGCTAGAGCTGACTACGATTATCTCATTAAGCTTCTATTGATTGGCGATAGCG GTGTGGGTAAGAGTTGCCTTCTTTTGCGATTCTCAGATGGTTCATTCACCACCAGTTTTATCACCACCATTGG TATTGATTTTAAGATAAGAACCATTGAGCTAGATGGAAAACGGATCAAGCTCCAAATTTGGGATACAGCTGGTCAGGAGCGGTTCCGAACAATTACAACTG CTTACTACCGTGGAGCTATGGGAATTCTGCTGGTCTATGATGTGACAGATGAATCATCTTTCAATA ACATTAGGAACTGGATTCGCAACATCGAACAACATGCTTCAGATAATGTTAACAAGATTTTGGTAGGGAACAAGGCAGACATGGATGAGAGCAAAAGG GCAGTGCCTACCTCTAAGGGCCAAGCACTTGCTGATGAGTATGgtatcaaattttttgaaact AGTGCAAAGACAAATCTAAATGTTGAGGAAGTTTTCTTTTCAATAGCAAGGGATATAAAACAGAGGCTTGCCAATACTGATTCGAAGGCAGAG CCTGCGACAATCAAGATTAATCAACAAGTGGCTGCCGGGGCTGGTGAAGCTCCCCAAAAATCGGCCTGCTGTGGTTCTTAA